One Allostreptomyces psammosilenae DNA segment encodes these proteins:
- a CDS encoding TetR/AcrR family transcriptional regulator: protein MGPGQYHEPDAVTGRRGAEQRAEAAAAAAMGVGGTAGRGPAAARRPPALRSDAQANMVQILRAAREVFSTHGYDASVEMVARQAGVGIGTVYRRFTDKQGLVHRILLEETLRLTARAEAAAATGHDPWTALATYVRDCAVSGAGRLLPPHLIAAAARQVALRRDAGVGGLRAPLGRVPTARGGVAAAGRPRATTTQRAGTGGPGQPGQPGPPGPGGQPAGRPTPLGAQLDGAATRLVEAVERLVLRAKAV, encoded by the coding sequence ATGGGTCCGGGGCAATACCACGAGCCGGACGCGGTGACCGGACGCCGGGGCGCCGAGCAGCGCGCCGAGGCGGCGGCCGCGGCGGCCATGGGCGTCGGCGGGACGGCCGGCCGAGGGCCGGCGGCGGCACGGCGGCCACCCGCACTCCGCTCGGACGCACAGGCCAACATGGTGCAGATCCTACGCGCCGCGCGTGAGGTGTTCTCCACTCACGGTTACGACGCGTCGGTGGAGATGGTGGCGCGGCAGGCCGGCGTCGGCATAGGGACGGTGTACCGCCGCTTCACCGACAAGCAGGGGCTGGTGCACCGCATCCTGCTGGAGGAGACGCTGCGGCTGACCGCCCGGGCGGAGGCGGCCGCGGCCACCGGCCACGATCCGTGGACGGCGCTCGCCACGTACGTGCGGGACTGCGCCGTCTCGGGGGCCGGCAGACTGCTGCCGCCGCATCTGATAGCGGCCGCGGCCAGACAGGTGGCGTTGCGTCGGGATGCCGGCGTGGGGGGCCTGCGGGCACCGCTGGGGCGGGTACCGACGGCCCGCGGCGGCGTCGCGGCGGCGGGGCGGCCCAGGGCCACCACCACGCAGCGGGCCGGGACGGGCGGTCCCGGGCAGCCCGGCCAGCCGGGGCCGCCGGGCCCGGGCGGGCAGCCGGCGGGGCGTCCCACGCCACTCGGTGCGCAGCTCGACGGCGCGGCCACGCGGCTGGTCGAGGCGGTGGAGCGGCTCGTGCTGCGCGCCAAGGCGGTG
- a CDS encoding NAD(P)/FAD-dependent oxidoreductase: MPLRRVLPDARIVTGEATSADPEARTVTVATRASEEDGARPLVLHYDHLVVAVGSVSRTLPIPGLAEHGIGFRTVEEAIGLRNHVLSQLDAASSTRDPALRDAALTFVFVGGGFAGVEALGELEDMARHAARHYHNVAEDDLRWVLVEAGERILSEADERVGAYALAALRDRGVDVRLGTRLARADADGVDLTDGTRLGTRTLVWTAGVKAHPILERLRLPRDADGRVPTDASLRALGRPGVWAAGDCAAVPDLDHPAAGAVARGPFPADHTAAAPGGAARPGETGPRRGGSRLGGRRTAATRSAGPGRTPVTGPAAHTTGDPDTPAPDTPICPPSAQHATRQARLLADNLAATLEGRPLRQYRRGQAGSVASLGLHKGVAQVYGVKLTGLPAWLVHRGYHLSRVPTANRKARVLAEWTLAALFQREIVSLGDVEHPRAEFRRAAESDRDRPAERGGTPPASGERPSGGNDSDGSASRRQRSDDGRGG, translated from the coding sequence GTGCCGCTGCGCCGCGTCCTGCCCGACGCCCGGATCGTCACCGGCGAGGCCACCTCCGCCGACCCCGAGGCCCGCACCGTCACCGTCGCCACCCGGGCCAGCGAGGAGGACGGCGCGCGGCCCCTGGTGCTCCACTACGACCACCTGGTCGTCGCCGTCGGCTCCGTCTCCCGCACCCTGCCCATCCCGGGCCTGGCCGAGCACGGCATCGGCTTCCGGACCGTGGAGGAGGCCATCGGGCTGCGCAACCACGTCCTGTCCCAGCTCGACGCGGCCTCCTCCACCCGCGACCCGGCCCTCCGCGACGCCGCGCTGACCTTCGTCTTCGTCGGCGGCGGCTTCGCCGGGGTAGAGGCGCTCGGCGAACTGGAGGACATGGCCCGGCACGCGGCCCGCCACTACCACAACGTGGCCGAGGACGACCTGCGCTGGGTGCTGGTGGAGGCCGGCGAGCGGATCCTCTCCGAGGCCGACGAACGCGTCGGCGCCTACGCGCTCGCCGCCCTGCGCGACCGCGGCGTGGACGTCCGCCTCGGCACCCGCCTGGCCCGCGCCGACGCCGACGGCGTGGACCTGACCGACGGCACCCGCCTGGGCACCCGCACCCTGGTGTGGACGGCGGGGGTCAAGGCACACCCCATCCTGGAACGCCTCCGGCTGCCACGCGACGCCGACGGGCGCGTCCCCACCGACGCCTCGCTGCGCGCCCTGGGACGCCCCGGCGTGTGGGCCGCCGGCGACTGCGCGGCCGTACCCGACCTCGACCACCCCGCCGCCGGGGCCGTCGCCCGGGGACCCTTCCCCGCCGACCACACGGCCGCGGCGCCCGGCGGAGCGGCCCGCCCCGGCGAGACCGGCCCCCGCCGTGGCGGCTCCCGCCTCGGCGGGCGGCGGACCGCCGCGACGCGGTCGGCGGGGCCCGGGCGGACCCCCGTCACCGGCCCGGCCGCCCACACCACCGGCGACCCGGACACGCCGGCGCCCGACACGCCGATCTGCCCGCCCAGCGCCCAGCACGCCACCCGCCAGGCCCGCCTCCTCGCCGACAACCTCGCCGCCACCCTGGAGGGCCGCCCGCTGCGCCAGTACCGGCGCGGCCAGGCCGGCTCGGTGGCCTCGCTCGGCCTGCACAAGGGCGTCGCCCAGGTCTACGGCGTCAAACTCACCGGGCTGCCCGCGTGGCTGGTCCACCGCGGCTACCACCTCAGCAGGGTCCCCACCGCCAACCGGAAGGCCCGGGTGCTCGCCGAGTGGACCCTGGCGGCGCTCTTCCAGCGCGAGATCGTCTCCCTGGGCGACGTGGAACACCCGCGCGCCGAGTTCCGCCGCGCGGCGGAGAGCGACCGGGACCGGCCAGCCGAACGAGGTGGCACTCCGCCGGCAAGTGGAGAGAGACCTTCCGGAGGGAACGATTCCGACGGATCCGCCTCCCGACGACAGCGAAGCGACGACGGTCGCGGCGGGTGA
- a CDS encoding SpoIIE family protein phosphatase, which translates to MPVPREAPDHAAPHPARPAPHDGRPDRAAHELRAGSPEAAQRPVWIRLPGETAGPTTHADQPATPDVLLPSALLPAPGDGGPAGGLLNSLPAVPAHAPLPATRADGGPATITAPAWRGGVRALLRRGAHGLTEAVRHGSLAPLTHGTPRQGRDGDAVRGVLVFAADMTDQFLAAERLRESERKHRRMAVTLQHSLLPQALEQPDEIRVAATYEPGGEDAAVGGDWYDVITLGAGRTALVIGDVMGRGVRAAAVMGQLRTAVRAYARLDLPPHEVLQLLDGLAMEIDPSQIATCVYAVHDPHEGVLTYASAGHLPPMVRDPDGTVRPARGQSGPPLGTGSWMQDSTSVPFPAGATAVLYTDGLVERRGQDIDHGLTALSEALEGAPGDPEMVCERVLRRMGITAEHDDDVAVLVMHQPKRTGPESELFRGAVLDLLGGPEAAARARAFASGVLASWRLEEELRDAGVQAVSELVANALTHGCPPMRLRIRRTDRRLIVEVTDGDERLPHRRKAAPADENGRGITIVATIASAWGSRRMPGGGKSVWCEFPLRQARQAAPTR; encoded by the coding sequence CTGCCCGTGCCCCGGGAGGCCCCGGACCACGCCGCACCACACCCCGCCCGGCCCGCGCCGCACGACGGCCGGCCCGACCGGGCGGCCCACGAGCTGCGCGCCGGATCACCCGAGGCCGCCCAGCGCCCGGTCTGGATCCGCCTGCCCGGCGAGACCGCCGGCCCCACCACCCACGCCGACCAGCCCGCCACCCCGGACGTCCTGCTGCCCTCCGCCCTGCTGCCCGCCCCCGGCGACGGCGGCCCGGCCGGCGGCCTGCTCAACTCCCTGCCCGCCGTCCCCGCACACGCCCCGCTCCCCGCCACCCGCGCCGACGGCGGCCCGGCCACCATCACGGCACCCGCCTGGCGCGGCGGCGTCCGCGCGCTGCTGCGCCGCGGCGCCCACGGCCTCACCGAGGCGGTGCGCCACGGCTCCCTCGCCCCGCTCACCCACGGCACACCCCGCCAGGGCCGCGACGGCGACGCGGTCCGCGGCGTGCTGGTCTTCGCCGCCGACATGACCGACCAGTTCCTCGCCGCCGAACGCCTGCGGGAGAGCGAGCGCAAGCACCGCCGGATGGCCGTCACCCTCCAGCACAGCCTGCTGCCCCAGGCACTCGAACAGCCCGACGAGATCCGCGTCGCCGCCACCTACGAACCAGGCGGCGAGGACGCGGCGGTCGGCGGCGACTGGTACGACGTCATAACGCTCGGCGCCGGCAGGACCGCCCTGGTGATCGGCGACGTGATGGGCCGGGGCGTGCGGGCCGCGGCAGTCATGGGGCAGCTGCGCACCGCGGTCCGCGCCTACGCCCGGCTCGACCTGCCCCCGCACGAGGTCCTGCAACTGCTGGACGGCCTGGCCATGGAGATCGACCCGAGCCAGATCGCCACCTGCGTCTACGCGGTCCACGACCCGCACGAGGGCGTCCTCACCTACGCCTCCGCCGGGCACCTGCCGCCGATGGTGCGCGACCCCGACGGCACGGTCCGGCCGGCCCGCGGGCAGAGCGGACCCCCGCTCGGCACCGGCAGCTGGATGCAGGACTCCACCAGCGTGCCGTTCCCGGCCGGCGCCACCGCCGTCCTCTACACCGACGGCCTGGTCGAACGCCGCGGCCAGGACATCGACCACGGCCTCACCGCGCTCAGCGAGGCCCTGGAGGGCGCCCCCGGCGACCCGGAGATGGTCTGCGAACGCGTGCTGCGCCGCATGGGGATCACCGCGGAGCACGACGACGACGTCGCCGTGTTGGTGATGCACCAGCCCAAGCGCACCGGGCCGGAGTCCGAACTCTTCCGCGGCGCGGTGCTCGACCTCCTCGGCGGGCCGGAGGCGGCGGCCCGCGCCCGGGCCTTCGCCTCGGGAGTGCTGGCCAGCTGGCGCCTGGAGGAGGAACTGCGCGACGCGGGGGTGCAGGCGGTGAGCGAGCTGGTCGCCAACGCGCTGACCCACGGCTGCCCGCCCATGCGGCTGCGCATCCGGCGCACCGACCGCCGGCTGATCGTGGAGGTCACCGACGGCGACGAGCGCCTCCCGCACCGCCGCAAGGCCGCCCCGGCCGACGAGAACGGCCGCGGCATCACCATCGTCGCCACCATCGCCTCCGCCTGGGGCTCACGGCGGATGCCGGGCGGCGGCAAGTCGGTGTGGTGCGAGTTCCCGTTGCGGCAGGCCCGGCAGGCCGCGCCGACCAGATGA